GTATCTCATCTTCAGATTTTCCAAGGAACTGCTCGCACGCCATAGATAACATCTCTTCATTTTGTCCTTGAATTTTCACCTGGAGCAAATGCATTTTGCAATACATGAGTGTCATGTTAAGATCATTAAAGCTCGTTTATAACACACTTgtaaagttttcaaaattttatacaacaacaaatatatattatcaataaagtTTCCAGAAtcattataactttataacttatacttttatatgtcATTATGAGTTATTTTAGATCTAATTTgaatcatatacatatatgtcaattttattacatacaattataataaatatatgtaatatcttgACACAGCATAGATAAAAGcttctttcttcttaattACCTGTGCTATGTCTGTTATAGACATCAGAAATCCTTGACAGGTGTATACCGTTGGACCCTCGACTTGTAAAGTCATCGTATTCAGAGAAATTCTGTAAAGATAAGATATGCATAAGCCGAGGAATTCATCATGCTATCTATGTCTACGGAAGTACTTATATGACTCTCACTTTTGTACTTGTTGCACGAAGGGCCAAACAAACACCCATCCTCCAGGTATAAGAGAGGTTTGCTGTAGCAACATCCTGGAAGAAGTTAATGCAAAACTGAATTAGAAAACTGACAATACGGAGGACCATGAAAAAGATAACGGttcgttaaattaatatataattaaattaatatgtaaataaaacaaaatgcaTACGACGGCTGCGACTAGTCAATAAGTTGAAAACAATTTGGGAATATCGTACGTATCATTTCATGTATAtctatgaaaaataaagtgaataaGACTCATACATCTCTACATCTGTTGTGCTGGACGATGACTTGCACGAATTATGCAAACGTTGTCGTACATTTCTTCATCTTCGTCGCGTTTATTAGTCTCTGCGTTAAATTGTGTGCCAATGCCAGTTTCGTATGCATCGTTCGGCTTGTGTTTTGTATTATTCAAGGCAGCCATGTTTACCATTCCTCCTGTTTTCATGTTGAAGGGATCCGACTAAATTAACATACAGATCATCTTTCATATTACATCATCCACCctgtgttttaattttattgcacatGCATCCACGTATCCTGTTATATACGTATCCTACCGTTATGACATCAGATGCACCGCTTTCTCCAAGAGCCAAACCGACGACGTCGACTCCAGCGGGTCTCTCGCGGAGCTTTCTGAATGATCTTCATCTCCTCAACCTTCTCCCTGAAATAAGTCTCTTTCTAATCACGCTAATTCCCACGttactatttaattaagacaaaataaatacaattcttACCTGAGAGACACTTTTTCCTCCTCGCTGTCATTATCATCGGATAGAGTTTCGCGTTTTCTTAAaggttttttcttcttcttcttggaCTGGATGTTAGATGCTTCATCATCGCCGCTGCCCatttttttgattaattaatcagtTAATTAAACTCTATCTTCTTTCGAGCAAAACCACAAGAGACAGGTTAACGTAATGCAGGTTGACGCAGAGTCGCTGAGAGTCGCTGTCAATCGATTATCGATTGATAAATCTCCATCAATAGGGTTCGAGTCTCCGCTAAATCGGGTTCGAGTCTCCACTAAATCGAATTCAAGTTTCCGCTATAAATTGtaagcagagagaaacctgagagcggaaTATATAGATCTAAGAATACAATCGTCGTCTTTTTGAATGTTGCAAATGTCGCGGCTATCTATTCCAGAATATTAATACGCGGAATACGCCTATTCGTTAGAACGCGAGAAGTTTCAAATTATCCGCGCGGAAGATCAAGCACCTCCGCCATATTGATGACGTCACCTTCCATTTTCCCAGAATGCGCAAACGCGTCGCGACGACGGCGGGCGGCGGACACGGAGCGGATCGGTCCCCGAACGAGTGGCGCGTCGCGagttatttaattagtaaGAGTAAGCTTTATTTTGTCTTGCATGCATTATTTAACGCAGTACCTATCGCGTAGGATAGATTCAGCGCTCGGGTATTAACGTATTTGCAAATATACGCATTATTTCAGTACGGTACTTATTCGGTCGAAAGCGCGTCGCGTTGTCAATCGCGAAAGTGGACGATCGCGTCGTATTTTCCAATGACGCGAATATCGCGGATATTTGTCAAAACTGTTAGTACGCCTATTCgctaaattacaaaaaaacaaTCATGATCATACGCAAGCGTATAGTATTCGGGGTTCTCGAAATTCGGAAAATTCGTGATCGCGAAGTTGTGAGTTGTGAGAGCGGGGTGAGTAGCGACGCCAATGGCACTCTCGGGCCTTGGCTCGGTTTGGCGCGAGAAGTTTCGCGCGCGGGGGATGACGGGTCTCCGCCATATTGATGACGTCAGACGTTCTCCTTCATTTCCAGATCGCAACGGGCGACGGGCGCGGGAAGGACCGAGTGGACCGACTCCGGAACGAGTGGCGTCGCGGGAGTTGTTTAATTGGTAAGAGTAAGCATTATTAATCTTGCGTGAATTATTTAACGCAGCACCTATCGCGTAGTATCGACTCAGCGCTCGGATGTAACGTGCGTGTAAcgatatttctcaaaaataagtatttcGCGGTACTTGTTTGGTCGCAGGCGCGTCGCGCGGACAATCGCGGGTGATCGTATTTTCCATCTGTCACGAATATCGCGAAGCGCCTCCGCTCTCCGCTATGTTGCTCATGTTAATTACGCTACCCTTTCATTTCCAGATCGCGACAGGGCACGAGCCGCACGAGACGGATCGGCTGCGGAACGAGTGGCGTCGCGAGAGTTGTTTAATTGGTAAGTGTAACCTTTATTAATCTATGCATGCATTATTTACTGCAGTATTTATCGAGTAGTATCGATTCAGCGCTCGGGTGtagatatatttctaaaaaatacgtatttcgCGATACTTGTTCGGCCGAAGGCACGTCGCGCGGATAATCGCGAAAATGACATCGCGACGTTTTCGGTGCGAAAAGTTGAGCGCGCGGGAGACGAAGTGCCTTTGCCATATGTTAATTACGCTCCCCTTTCATTTCTAGATCGCGACGGGCGCGAGACGGATCGGCTGCGGAATGATGAGTGGCGTCGCGACTTATTTAATTGGTAAGTAGTTATACTTAGAATAttgcactaaaaaaatatttatctagattgctatttatttagattaaatataattatcattgtttatattaattttcctgtcaataaagatatttaattttaaattaatatatgtatgtatgtatatatttttaaataaatatattgttgtaaataacttataatatCATGAACAATGTAATAAGGAAATACATAATCGACACGTAAAAGCACAAATATATTGTGCGATAAAATGGAAATGTTATCacacattaatttaaataaaaatttttaattctaaataaatatgtgtattatattaactaAATAAGCTATTGGCggcaatctaaataaatattttatttgatctaaatatttctttctcagtGTGTGATAACATTTCCATTTTATCGCACAATATACCTGTGCTTTTACGTGTCGATTATGTATTtccttattaaattatttataatattataagttatttgcagcaacatatttatttaaaaaaaaatatatatatatacatgtataatatatattaatttaaaattaaatatctttattaacagcaaaattaaaataaacaatgataattattgtaaaaaaattcctCTGTTctgcaacaaataatttatatgattttacatcacattattttgttttatttgttataaaccagtttttcaattattagACGGATAAGCTATAAAgcattatgtataaattggcactttataaacattaatataatattgttatatatataataaatacaatatactGCGTTATTGAAATACATGTTTCTTGTTCTTATAACATAatacttctattttatatacacatatttgaaaaaatatttaccgatATTGATTGcactaatttataaaatattcaatctCGGACGAATATTTGGAGAAGAAATTAAAGCAAACACATGCCTAACgcatttaataacttattattcCCTATCTAaagataattctttatttctattttgcatatataaatattctgtattaattttttgggggaaaaagaaatttgtaaaaaagctttatatttttaaaatgctaatattttgttctcaatacgattttaattttttttataccttcTTCATCATTTCAGCAATGTAACCAATAAGAATTAACTGtttccataattattttttatatctatgaaactatttatctttattaagatacaactctagatatatagatataagtattttatctttgttgtCTGAATTCTATTGTCTAGGAAAAAAACTTTACAGTTTTACTTTTTCGAGTTAAAacattcaatatataatattattttcaatatattttaaataagtatagtttaataactttaatacgttaaaacttttaaactttaaa
The nucleotide sequence above comes from Temnothorax longispinosus isolate EJ_2023e chromosome 4, Tlon_JGU_v1, whole genome shotgun sequence. Encoded proteins:
- the LOC139811463 gene encoding flotillin-1-like, encoding MGSGDDEASNIQSKKKKKKPLRKRETLSDDNDSEEEKVSLRMLLQQTSLIPGGWVFVWPFVQQVQKISLNTMTLQVEGPTVYTCQGFLMSITDIAQVKIQGQNEEMLSMACEQFLGKSEDEIHNIALVTLEGHQRAIMGNMTVEGAKGYLQALGMGGMARTAEVKRDARIGEAEACRDAQIREAIAEEQRMAARFLNDTEFAKAQRDFELKKAAYDVQVQTKVSAINE